The Streptococcus oralis region AAATACGAGCAGAAGTGACATAGGTAAAATCACCCGACTGGAAAAATTATGGTAACGACGATTATAAAACTCCGCACTTTCTAAAAATTCTGGTTTCATCCTCTCCTCTTTCTAGCTATTCACCAAATGGGCGTAAAATCCATCCTGTGCAAGCAAATCAGCATGCTTTCCTTCTTCGACAATCTTGCCCTGCTCCAAAACAACAACCTTTTCTGTCCGCTCAGCAATGGTCAAGCGGTGAGCAATGAAAATCAAGGTCTTGTCCAAAGCCATGAGATTATCCACGATCCGCTTCTCTGTCAAAATATCCAAACTGCTAGTCGCCTCGTCCAAGATCAAGACAGGTGCATCCGTCAAGAGAGCACGCGCCAGAGCGATTCTCTGCCGTTGCCCACCAGAAATTCCAGCCCCATCCGAAGTTAATTCTGTCTGGTAATTCAGGGGCATGCGCTCAATATCCTCCCGAATCTCTGCCAATTCGACCGCCCGTAAGATATCCTCTTGAGTTGTCCCCTCCTTGGCTCCAAGGAGAAGATTCTCCAAAATCGTTCCGTTAAAGACATAGGGCTGTTGAGGCAGGTAGTTGATATACTGGCGCAAGGCCTTTTTGTCAATCTGATTGAGATTGACACCACCCAGACTAATCTCTCCCTGACTAGGATCGTAGAAATTAACCATCATCTTGGCCAAGGTCGTCTTACCTGACCCTGAAATCCCCACAAAAGCCATCTTAGACCCTTGGGGAATGGTCAAATTGATATCCGACAAGACGTCACGCCCATAGCCATACTTATAGTGAACTTGTTTAAAGGTCATATCCCCTTTCATCATGCTCAAATCTTCGACTGTTTTCTGCTCCTCAAACTCCGAAGCTACTAGATAAACCTCATTTAAGCGATTATTGGCAACCTGCGCTGTCTGAAGTTTGGTTTGTAGGTTAATGATATTTTCCAAAGGATTGGTAAAGTAAACAAGCAAAGTATTATAGGTAATCAGCTGGCCCAAACTCATTTTCCCATCCATGACCAGAATAGCTCCCAGCCAGAGAACGGCAACATTGAGCAGGAGCTGGGCAACTTTTTTCAGAGCCTTTTGCTGGCTTTCTGCCCGACTATAGGTGAAAGATTTTTTCAGATAAGCCACAAATTCCTTATCAATTTTTTGATAGCGCGAACTTTCACTGGTCAAAGATTTAATGGTCTCAATGCCGTTGATGTCCTCAATGATAGAAGAAGACAGAACCGCATTAGCTTCCATGGTATCCCGATTCATCTTTTCAAACGGCTTCATAAAAGCAAAGATAATCACTGTATAGATGGGAAGCGCAAGTAGACTAATGAAAAAAAGTGTCATATTTTGTGAAAACAAGACCAGCGAGATAATCAAAATCGTCGACACATCTAGGAAAATCGACAGAATGGTCGACGCCAGTGCATCGATGATACTATTGGCATCTGTAAAACGAGAAACGATTTCTCCTGTCCTGCGTGTCGCGAAAAAGGACATCGGCAGATGAAAAACATGCTTGATGTAGGACAAAATCACATCGATGGACAACCGTTGACCCAGAACAAGTAAGAGGTATTCCTGCGCATAAGACAAAATCTGCTGGAGAATATAGACGATGACCAAACCAATAGAGATAATGCCCAAGGTCGAACGCATCTGGTCTGGTACGTAACTGTCAATGATAGACTGAAGATAGTAGGAGCCCACAATATTAATCAAGGTCACCAAGAGTGTCGCTAGGACGATATTGGTAATTAAGCCACGCTGTTTGAGTAAGATTGGCAAGAAGGATAGGAGACCCTGTTTCTTCTCCTTATGAGGTTTATAGCCCGGAGATGGCGCCATAAAAATACTGACCCCTGTCCACTCTTGCGCAAAACGCTCACGGGAAATCTTGGTCAGCTTGACACCAGGATCCGGATCAGCGATATGAATGTGCTTTTTATCCTGACCTGTCACCACATAGTAGTGGAGTAACTTCCCTTCCTTGAGCACATGGGCCACAAAAGGAAAGGTCAAATCTGGCAGATTAAAAAGCGTCATATCCGCCTTGATAGCCCGCGTCTCAAACCCAATCTCCTCTGCCACCTTTACAAGTCCCAAAGCGGTCGTCCCATCCATAGTCGTCTTGGCTAATTCTCGTAGATGAGCCAAGGAGTAATAACTACCGTAGTAGCCAAATACCATAGCCAAGGAAGCCACGCCACAATCCATCTGATCCACCTGGGGACGATAGTGCCTTTTCCTAAATTTCATATCTTCTCCTTTTTCTAACAATCTCTTTAAAAATTTGTAAGATTATTTTAACCAAATAAGGACGAAAGAAGGGAATTATTTCTGAAAAAACAATATCCTCACCTCAACAGCACTTTTACCAAAGAAAATAGGCAGAACAAGAGTCCTGCCTAGAATATTCAATTATACAGATTTCTTGCCTTTCCCACTTCTTTTGTTAATGGCGTATAAAACGATAAACGCAAACGCAGGTAGCACCAGATAACTACTTTCACTCATTGTTAGCTGAAATCCAAGAGTTGCTAGAATCGTAAAGATGAAAATATTCATTAAAAATAGGAAAGTGAATACAAGAATAGATTTTTCAATCTTATTCATTTTCGCCCTCATTTCCTTCTTTAGCCATTATTTTCTGGATAGTACGGTATTTTACTGATATGTAAATAATTAAAATGAAAGCTGGATAGGTAAAAAGTTCTGAAAGCTACATAAAATTTACACCATACTTTCCTGGTAATAACTTATAGTCCATTAAAACTTGAATGCTAGAAAGCACAATACGTACTAGTAGAAGCTCTCCTAATAAGATCACCTCTTTTTTTAACATACAGACACCTTCCTCACTAAATGTAGATTACGGTTCATTGGTCTAACACTCTAAGATTGCTTTTATGCTGAATCTACAGAAATCAGACTCATGTTGTCATCGTTTGTTATCTTTTTCTTCACTTCTATAAAGTAAGATAAAGATCATCAAGAATAATGAAATCGTAGGTATATCAAAACATTCAAACCATGTAGGTAGATTTATTTTGTTTACATCAGCCACAATTCTAATCATTAGATAAGCTATAGAGCTAAACAATACAATAAACTCTG contains the following coding sequences:
- the comA gene encoding peptide cleavage/export ABC transporter ComA — protein: MKFRKRHYRPQVDQMDCGVASLAMVFGYYGSYYSLAHLRELAKTTMDGTTALGLVKVAEEIGFETRAIKADMTLFNLPDLTFPFVAHVLKEGKLLHYYVVTGQDKKHIHIADPDPGVKLTKISRERFAQEWTGVSIFMAPSPGYKPHKEKKQGLLSFLPILLKQRGLITNIVLATLLVTLINIVGSYYLQSIIDSYVPDQMRSTLGIISIGLVIVYILQQILSYAQEYLLLVLGQRLSIDVILSYIKHVFHLPMSFFATRRTGEIVSRFTDANSIIDALASTILSIFLDVSTILIISLVLFSQNMTLFFISLLALPIYTVIIFAFMKPFEKMNRDTMEANAVLSSSIIEDINGIETIKSLTSESSRYQKIDKEFVAYLKKSFTYSRAESQQKALKKVAQLLLNVAVLWLGAILVMDGKMSLGQLITYNTLLVYFTNPLENIINLQTKLQTAQVANNRLNEVYLVASEFEEQKTVEDLSMMKGDMTFKQVHYKYGYGRDVLSDINLTIPQGSKMAFVGISGSGKTTLAKMMVNFYDPSQGEISLGGVNLNQIDKKALRQYINYLPQQPYVFNGTILENLLLGAKEGTTQEDILRAVELAEIREDIERMPLNYQTELTSDGAGISGGQRQRIALARALLTDAPVLILDEATSSLDILTEKRIVDNLMALDKTLIFIAHRLTIAERTEKVVVLEQGKIVEEGKHADLLAQDGFYAHLVNS
- a CDS encoding bacteriocin immunity protein; translated protein: MVLFSSIAYLMIRIVADVNKINLPTWFECFDIPTISLFLMIFILLYRSEEKDNKR